One window of the Lytechinus variegatus isolate NC3 chromosome 3, Lvar_3.0, whole genome shotgun sequence genome contains the following:
- the LOC121411843 gene encoding LOW QUALITY PROTEIN: endoplasmin-like (The sequence of the model RefSeq protein was modified relative to this genomic sequence to represent the inferred CDS: inserted 4 bases in 3 codons; deleted 1 base in 1 codon) codes for MGKKFWLLAVIGVLLFSACALAAEEDEGDAIVEDDIGKSRDGSKTDDEVVAREEEAIKLDGLNVAQMKELRDSAEKHIFQAEVNRMMKLIINSLYRNKEIFLRELISNASDALDKIRLTSLTDKSALDATEELSIKIKADKDNHMLHVTDTGVGMTKNDLINNLGTIAKSGTSEFFEKLSEMDSSEATDLIGQFGVGFYSSFLVAERVIVTSKHNADEQYIWESDSAEFSVNKDPRGDTLKRGTTISLLLKEEAYDFLEADTIEKLVKKYSQFINFPIYLWASKTETVEEPIDEDEEEAAEEEEKTEDEDVEVEEETEEEEKPKTKKVEKTTWDWRLMNENKPIWTRAPKDITDDEYEEFYKSFTKESDAPMSKTHFSAEGEVTFRSILFVPKKAPNQMFQDYGKKFDNIKLYVRRVFITHDFEDMMPKYLSFIKGVVDSDDLPLNVSRETLQQHKLLKVIKKKLVRKTLDMLKKMDPDEYLESFYKEYGVNXQAGNHRRPQQQVQAGQTCQVLLSNSDTELTSLQDYLERMKEKQEVIYFVAGTSRKEVESSPFVERLLKKGYEVLYLTEPVDEYCIQSLPEFEGKKFQNVAKEGLKIDGEDSEAAKERREEMEAKFEPLLKWLKDTALGDQIKDAKLSNRLSDSPCALVASQYGWSGNMERIMKAQAYAQANNPKQSEYYASQKKTLEVNPRHPLIKTLLEKVEADAEDETAKDLAVVMFETATLRSGFVLPDSAAFAGRIERMLKMSMNLDPNEKVEEEPEYEDEKXEEEEEDEEEELSDDDEEYDDSQEEXTEEDIETHDEL; via the exons ATGGGGAAGAAATTTTGGCTTTTGGCTGTGATAGGTGTTCTGCTGTTTT cagCATGTGCGTTAGCAGCAGAAGAAGATGAGGGAGATGCAATTGTAGAAGATGATATTGGCAAGAGTCGTGATGGATCCAAAACTGATGACGAAGTTGTTGCCAG AGAGGAGGAAGCAATCAAACTGGATGGACTGAATGTTGCTCAAATGAAAGAGTTGCGTGATTCGGCGGAAAAACACATATTCCAGGCTGAGGTCAATCGCATGATGAAACTCATCATCAATTCACTGTATAGGAACAAGGAG ATTTTCTTGCGTGAGTTGATCTCCAATGCCTCCGATGCGTTGGATAAGATCAGattgacatcattgactgataAATCAGCTTTAGATGCGACAGAAGAACTCTCCATTAAGATAAAG GCCGACAAAGATAATCACATGCTTCATGTTACCGATACTGGTGTGGGTATGACCAAGAATGACCTCATCAACAACCTTGGAACTATCGCCAAATCAGGAACCAGCGAATTCTTTGAGAAACTTTCT GAAATGGATTCATCCGAAGCTACCGATCTGATTGGTCAGTTTGGGGTCGGTTTCTACTCGTCTTTCTTGGTTGCCGAGCGCGTTATCGTCACATCAAAACACAATGCTGATGAACAGTACATCTGGGAATCAGACTCTGCCGAGTTCAGCGTCAATAAGGACCCCCGTGGAGACACGCTCAAACGTGGAACTACCATCAG TCTTTTACTGAAGGAGGAGGCCTATGATTTCTTAGAAGCAGACACCATTGAGAAACTTGTCAAGAAATACAGTCAGTTCATCAATTTCCCCATCTACCTTTGGGCAAGCAAG ACTGAGACGGTTGAAGAACCTATTGATGAAGATGAGGAAGAAGCTGCTGAGGAGGAAGAAAAGACAGAAGATGAAG aTGTTGAGGTAGAGGAGGagacagaagaggaagaaaaaccAAAGACCAAGAAAGTTGAAAAGACCACATGGGACTGGAGATTGATGAATGAGAACAAACCCATCTGGACTAGAGC GCCCAAAGACATCACTGACGATGAATACGAGGAATTCTACAAATCTTTTACCAAAGAGAGCGATGCACCCATGTCTAAGACTCATTTCTCGGCAGAAGGCGAGGTCACATTCAGGTCCATCCTCTTTGTCCCCAAGAAGGCACCAAACCAGATGTTCCAGGACTATGGCAAGAAGTTTGATAACATTAAG cttTATGTACGTCGTGTATTCATCACCCATGACTTTGAAGACATGATGCCCAAGTATCTTAGCTTCATCAAAGGTGTGGTGGATTCTGACGATCTTCCTCTCAATGTATCCCGTGAAACACTCCAGCAGCACAAACTACTCAAGGTCATCAAGAAAAAGCTTGTTAGGAAG ACTCTTGATATGCTGAAGAAGATGGACCCTGATGAATACCTAGAGAGCTTCTACAAGGAATACGGAGTCA GTCAAGCTGGGAATCATCGAAGACCACAGCAACAGGTCCAGGCTGGCCAAACTTGTCAGGTTTTACTC TCTAACTCTGACACAGAATTGACTAGTCTACAGGATTATCTGGAGCGGATGAAGGAGAAGCAAGAGGTCATCTATTTTGTTGCGGGAACCAGTAGGAAAGAG GTGGAATCTTCACCGTTTGTTGAGCGACTCCTGAAGAAGGGCTACGAGGTCCTCTACCTGACGGAGCCTGTCGACGAGTACTGTATCCAATCCCTGCCGGAGTTTGAGGGCAAGAAGTTCCAGAACGTTGCCAAGGAAGGACTGAAGATTGATGGAGAAGACTCCGAAGCTGCCAAGGAAAGGAGGGAGGAGATGGAGGCCAAATTTGAACCCCTTCTTAAATGGCTCAAAGACACAGCTTTGGGAGATCAG atcAAGGATGCCAAGCTCTCCAACCGCCTCAGTGACTCTCCTTGCGCCTTGGTCGCTAGTCAGTATGGCTGGTCAGGAAACATGGAACGTATCATGAAGGCACAAGCATACGCACAAGCTAACAATCCTAAACAGAGTGA GTACTATGCCTCACAGAAGAAGACTCTTGAAGTGAACCCCAGGCATCCCCTGATCAAGACACTCCTAGAGAAGGTGGAAGCTGATGCGGAAGACGAGACGGCGAAGGATCTCGCTGTGGTCATGTTTGAAACGGCTACCCTGCGATCAGGTTTTGTCCTTCCCGACTCGGCTGCCTTCGCCGGCAGGATAGAAAGGATGCTGAAGATGAGTATGAACCTTGACCCCAATGAAAAG GTGGAAGAGGAACCAGAATATGAAGATGAGA cagaggaagaggaggaggatgaagagGAAGAATTATCAGATGACGATGAAGAATATGATGATAGCCaggaaga aacagaagaaGAT ATTGAGACACACGACGAGCTCTGA